TTAAAAGAAAATTTAATTAAAACCTATTGGATTGTTGCTGAAATAAGCGAGATTCGTCAGAATTATTCTGGACATTGTTATCTTGAATTTATTCAGAAAGATGAATCTTCTGATAATATTGTTGCAAAGGCAAGAGCAAATATATGGGCAAATACTTACAGGCTTATAAAACCATATTTCGAAACTTCCACAAATAGCAGTTTGGCTCAGGGAATGAAAATTATGGTTAATGTTTCTGTTGAGTTTCATGAGTTATATGGTTATAGTTTAACAATACATGATATTGATCCTGCTTATACAGTAGGAGATATGGAGCAGAAGAAAACATTAACTATACAAAAATTAGTTGCTGATGGCGTTTTTGAAATGAACAGAGAGCTCGAAATGACTGCTGTTCCTCAACGAATAGCAATAATTTCATCAAATACTGCTGCAGGTTATGATGATTTTATTTCTCAACTTACGAATAATGAATTTGGTTTTATTTTTTATACTTGTTTATTTCAATCTTATATGCAGGGCGAAGCTGCCGAAAGTTCAATTTTAGCTGCAATTGATAAAATAAATAACAATATAGAAAAGTTTGATGTTGTTGTGATCATTAGAGGAGGAGGAAGTCGTGCGGAATTAAGTTGTTTTGATAGTTATAATCTTGCATCAAATATTTGTCAGTTTCCTTTACCTGTAATTGCAGGTATTGGGCACGAACGCGATCAGAGCGTAGTTGATATGGTTGCAAATACCAGAGTTAAAACTCCTACTGCTGCTGCAGATTTTTTAATTGATAAGCTTTCTGAATTCGCAACTGAAATTTATTCTATGTCAGAGCAAATTATTAGCGAATCTCAATCTATTATCGATAACAAAATGCATGAGATTGAACTAATTTCTGAACGTTTAACATACTTCGTAAAAGATATTGTTCGTAATAGAAAAGAAAGATTGTATAAATCTGGTTATGATATTGCTGTTGCCAGTTCACGAAAGTTTTCTGTAGTAAAATCAGATATTCATGAGATTGAAGGAAAAATTAATTATTCATGGTCAGACCTAATTAAATCTCAGAAAAGACAGATTAAAATTGAGAATGATAAATTTTCAATTTTGTTAAAGTCAATGTTTCATATTCAAAACATAAGAGTTGATTCTACACAAAGATTATTAAATCAGTGCGAACCAATGACTATTCTAAAAAAGGGATTTTCTATAACAACTCAAAATGGAAAACAAATTAAAAATATAGATAATATTGTTGAAGGAACCCAGATTGAAACAGAGTTTATTCATGGCAAAATTTCCAGTATTGTAAAAAAATAAAATAAGTATGGCAAAACAGGAATTAACTTATAACAAAGCATTCGCTGAACTTGAAAAAATTGTGGCGTGTATCGAAAACGAAGAAATTGAAATAGACAACTTGGCAAAACAAGTTAAAAGAGCTGCAGAATTGTTAGCTTTTTGTAAAGAAAAACTTCATAGTAGTGAAGCAGAAATTTCTAAAATAATGAAAGAAATGGGTGATGCTAATTAATAGTCACTATTATATGCCCTGGTCATGGTGAGCGGAATCGAACCAGACCCTTCGACTATGCTCAGTGTGACTGTTTTATTGAAAATAAATTTATAAATAATAAATGGCAAAACGAATACCTCTTATTTTTCTTAAACAGTTTTTATTCTGGATGTTGTTATTCCAGCTTTTGAGAATTGTATTTATGTTTTATAATTACAATGAACTTTTTAATTCAAATTTTCTAGAAATATTAAAAGTTTTTTGGTATAGTATTATTCTCGATGTATCAACATCATGCTATTTGTTAGGAGTTTCGTTTATTTTGTTGCTTTTTCAATCTTTAATTAAGTGGAAAGGTTTTTATATTTTAAATTTATGGTTTACTTATTTATTAATATTAGTTGCTGTAGTTATTACTGTTGGTGAATTGCCTTTATATCGTGAGTGGCATGTGAAATTAAATTTTAAAGCAATTTCATATTGGAGTCAACCTTCAGAAGTGTTTCATACAGCAAAATGGTCTGAGTTGATATTTGGAACATTAGGAATAGTTTTGCTTACAGGTATTGGAATATATTTTTATCGCAGATATATTCATGTTAGATTTAAATTGGAAAAACGAAACTTTCTTGTGTCATTTCTTTTTTTAATTACGGTTCCCGTTTTAATATTACTAGGTATAAGAGGCGGTTACCAGCCAATTCCTGTTCATCAGACAGATGTATATTTCTCTAAAAATAATTTTTTGAATCTTGCTGCAGTAAATTCACAGTGGAATGTTATGGCAAGTGTAACAAAAAATATGCGCTATAAAAACACTAACCCTTTTGAATTTTATAAACTTTCAGATGCAAGAAAAACTGTTGATTCGCTTTATTATGTTGAGAAAGATACTACTCAAATTGTTTTAACAACAAAGCGCCCTAATATTGTATTAATTTTGTTGGAAAGTTTTTCTGGTGACCTTATTCATTCTATAGGAGGTTATGATAGTATTACCCCAAATTTTGATAAACTTGTTAAGGATGGTATTATTTTTTCAAGAGTATATGGAAGTGGTTCTCTAAGTGATCAAGGTATTGCTGCTGTGTTATGTGGTTATCCGGCTTTGTCAAATGTTATAATGGTTAATCAACTTGATAAATATGTAAAATTGCCATGTGTAGCAAGAGATTTGCAAGAGCAGGGTTATCATACATCTTTTATTTTTGGAGGACAGTTAAGCTATGGAAATATTAAGGGTTTAATTTATTACAATAAGTTTGATGATATTTTTGAAGGAAAAGATTTTCCGTCAAATATTCCTCAGGGTCGTCTGGGAGCTCATGACCAATATTTGTTTGATATGTGGTTGGGTAAAATAAGTAAATACCCTCAACCTTTTTTTGCTGCTGCATTTACGCTTTCCAGTCACAATCCGTATGATCAGCCTTTCCCTGAGGTTTTTGACTGGGGTGGCGATTCTAAAGCATTTATAAATTCTGCATATTATACTGATAGTTGCATTGGCGATTTTTTTGCAAAAGCAAAAAAACAACCATGGTATAACAATACTCTGTTTGTTTTAATTGCCGATCATAGTCATAATTCACCAAGAAACTGGATGATTTATTCACCCGAATATCGACATATCCCAATGTTGTTATATGGAAATGTGTTAACTGCGGAGATGAAAGGTAAGAGAATGGAAATGCCTTGTTCACAAACCGATTTAGCTGCAACTTTACTTTCACAGCTTGGTTTAAAGCATGATAAATACCATTGGAGTAAAAATTTATTTAATCCCTATTCTAAGCCTTTTTCATATTATGCATTCGATGGTGGTTTAGGCTGGGTGGAAACCGATAACTTTTTT
This region of Bacteroidia bacterium genomic DNA includes:
- a CDS encoding sulfatase-like hydrolase/transferase, with protein sequence MAKRIPLIFLKQFLFWMLLFQLLRIVFMFYNYNELFNSNFLEILKVFWYSIILDVSTSCYLLGVSFILLLFQSLIKWKGFYILNLWFTYLLILVAVVITVGELPLYREWHVKLNFKAISYWSQPSEVFHTAKWSELIFGTLGIVLLTGIGIYFYRRYIHVRFKLEKRNFLVSFLFLITVPVLILLGIRGGYQPIPVHQTDVYFSKNNFLNLAAVNSQWNVMASVTKNMRYKNTNPFEFYKLSDARKTVDSLYYVEKDTTQIVLTTKRPNIVLILLESFSGDLIHSIGGYDSITPNFDKLVKDGIIFSRVYGSGSLSDQGIAAVLCGYPALSNVIMVNQLDKYVKLPCVARDLQEQGYHTSFIFGGQLSYGNIKGLIYYNKFDDIFEGKDFPSNIPQGRLGAHDQYLFDMWLGKISKYPQPFFAAAFTLSSHNPYDQPFPEVFDWGGDSKAFINSAYYTDSCIGDFFAKAKKQPWYNNTLFVLIADHSHNSPRNWMIYSPEYRHIPMLLYGNVLTAEMKGKRMEMPCSQTDLAATLLSQLGLKHDKYHWSKNLFNPYSKPFSYYAFDGGLGWVETDNFFVFDESQNVYYSAKYNSKEDSARINHNGKSYIEMLFQEYLEY
- a CDS encoding exodeoxyribonuclease VII large subunit, with protein sequence MSHEFLSLSQLNGLVKEVLKENLIKTYWIVAEISEIRQNYSGHCYLEFIQKDESSDNIVAKARANIWANTYRLIKPYFETSTNSSLAQGMKIMVNVSVEFHELYGYSLTIHDIDPAYTVGDMEQKKTLTIQKLVADGVFEMNRELEMTAVPQRIAIISSNTAAGYDDFISQLTNNEFGFIFYTCLFQSYMQGEAAESSILAAIDKINNNIEKFDVVVIIRGGGSRAELSCFDSYNLASNICQFPLPVIAGIGHERDQSVVDMVANTRVKTPTAAADFLIDKLSEFATEIYSMSEQIISESQSIIDNKMHEIELISERLTYFVKDIVRNRKERLYKSGYDIAVASSRKFSVVKSDIHEIEGKINYSWSDLIKSQKRQIKIENDKFSILLKSMFHIQNIRVDSTQRLLNQCEPMTILKKGFSITTQNGKQIKNIDNIVEGTQIETEFIHGKISSIVKK
- the xseB gene encoding exodeoxyribonuclease VII small subunit; translated protein: MAKQELTYNKAFAELEKIVACIENEEIEIDNLAKQVKRAAELLAFCKEKLHSSEAEISKIMKEMGDAN